Proteins encoded by one window of Fimbriiglobus ruber:
- a CDS encoding ParA family protein: MRRIAVINQKGGVGKTTTTVNLSAALAAAGNRVCVLDLDPQAHATTHLGVEPNGSSPSVYDVLVGNKSIADVRRQISDNLSLIPSDINLAAAEVELAGVVGREVILREALAADTGSADYLLMDCGPSLGVLTLNALAAADEVFIPLQPHFFALHGLSKLLETTALVSKRINPGLTVSGVVVCLFDATKLANEVLGDLKSFLDRSRGANVPWADARVFDTRIRRNIKLAECPSFGKPIFQYAPNCPGAIDYAALANEVAGRVVVEPESAPAVASEPASTPAKRSEQTVPVEQAGELATV, encoded by the coding sequence ATGCGACGGATCGCCGTAATCAATCAGAAGGGTGGGGTCGGGAAGACGACCACGACCGTCAACCTGTCGGCCGCCCTGGCCGCGGCCGGGAACCGGGTCTGCGTGTTGGACCTCGATCCTCAGGCGCACGCGACCACGCACCTCGGGGTCGAACCGAACGGGTCGTCCCCGTCCGTTTACGACGTCCTCGTCGGCAACAAGTCCATCGCGGACGTCCGTCGTCAGATCAGCGACAACCTCTCATTGATCCCGTCCGACATCAACCTGGCCGCGGCGGAAGTAGAGTTGGCCGGTGTGGTCGGCCGCGAAGTCATCCTCCGCGAAGCCCTGGCCGCCGACACGGGATCAGCCGACTACCTGCTCATGGACTGCGGACCGTCGCTGGGCGTCTTGACGCTCAACGCCCTCGCGGCGGCGGACGAGGTGTTCATCCCGCTCCAGCCACATTTCTTCGCTCTGCACGGGTTGAGCAAGTTGCTCGAAACGACCGCGCTCGTGAGCAAGCGGATTAACCCCGGGCTCACGGTCTCGGGCGTGGTCGTCTGCCTGTTCGACGCCACGAAGCTAGCCAACGAAGTGCTTGGTGACTTGAAATCGTTCCTGGACCGCAGCCGCGGGGCGAACGTCCCGTGGGCGGACGCCCGGGTGTTCGACACGCGGATTCGCCGGAACATCAAGCTGGCGGAGTGCCCGAGCTTCGGCAAGCCGATCTTCCAGTACGCGCCGAACTGCCCCGGGGCGATCGACTACGCGGCCCTGGCGAACGAGGTCGCCGGCCGCGTCGTGGTGGAACCCGAGTCGGCTCCTGCGGTCGCGTCCGAACCAGCTTCCACGCCCGCCAAGCGAAGCGAACAGACCGTGCCGGTCGAGCAAGCCGGCGAATTGGCGACAGTTTGA